One part of the Ochrobactrum quorumnocens genome encodes these proteins:
- a CDS encoding quinone oxidoreductase family protein, with protein MINAIRVHQTGGPDVLQYEQIEIGAPGPGEAKVRHEAIGLNFIDVYFRTGLYKAAQMPFIPGNEGAGTVVAVGSGVDSIKVGDRVAYAATPGSYADERILPADRLLKVPETIELKSAAAMMLKGMTAQYLLRQTFVVKPGHTILFHAAAGGVGLIAGQWAKHLGATVIGTAGSEDKVALAKAHGYDHMINYRTENFVERVKELTGGEGVDVVYDSVGRDTYMGSLDVLKPLGMFACFGQSSGTIPPFDLNILAQKGSLFATRPTLFNYVAKRPDLERTANDLFDVVASGAVKIEINQSYALKDVRKAHEDLEARKTTGASILLP; from the coding sequence GTGATCAATGCAATTCGCGTCCATCAGACTGGTGGTCCTGACGTTCTGCAATATGAACAGATTGAAATTGGTGCGCCGGGTCCGGGTGAGGCGAAAGTGCGCCACGAGGCGATTGGCCTGAATTTCATCGATGTCTATTTTCGGACTGGGCTTTACAAGGCCGCTCAGATGCCGTTCATCCCCGGTAATGAAGGCGCAGGCACTGTCGTTGCTGTGGGTTCTGGCGTCGATAGTATCAAGGTTGGTGATCGCGTTGCCTATGCGGCGACACCAGGTTCTTATGCCGATGAGCGCATTCTTCCAGCTGATCGTTTGCTGAAAGTGCCGGAAACGATTGAGCTGAAGTCGGCCGCTGCGATGATGCTCAAGGGCATGACTGCGCAATACCTTCTGCGTCAGACCTTCGTCGTCAAACCCGGCCACACGATCCTGTTTCATGCGGCTGCAGGCGGCGTTGGGCTTATTGCAGGCCAGTGGGCCAAGCATCTTGGTGCGACTGTCATCGGAACGGCAGGTTCAGAAGACAAAGTCGCGCTTGCCAAGGCTCACGGCTATGACCATATGATCAACTATCGCACGGAAAACTTCGTCGAACGCGTCAAGGAACTGACCGGCGGCGAAGGTGTGGACGTCGTCTATGACTCGGTTGGGCGCGACACCTATATGGGCTCGCTCGACGTGTTGAAGCCGCTTGGCATGTTTGCCTGCTTCGGCCAGTCTTCTGGAACAATCCCGCCATTTGATTTGAACATTCTTGCGCAGAAGGGGTCGCTTTTTGCGACCCGTCCTACATTGTTCAACTATGTGGCGAAGCGCCCTGATCTGGAGAGAACCGCAAACGATCTCTTCGACGTTGTAGCAAGCGGTGCAGTTAAGATTGAAATCAATCAGTCTTACGCGCTCAAAGATGTGCGTAAAGCGCATGAAGATTTGGAAGCGCGCAAGACGACGGGCGCGAGTATTCTGCTCCCATAA
- a CDS encoding ABC transporter permease, giving the protein MDLTQAILLTIATAATPLLIAAIGELVVERAGVLNLGVEGMMLMGAVSGFAAAQYTGSAWLGMLAAIFVGSLFSGIFAFLTLTLVTNQVATGLALTILGIGASAMLGESFVGMPGVRLNAISIPYLSDIPYVGRFLFGQDPIFYISILLVVGVTWFLFRTRAGLQLRAIGDSHGSAHSLGVHVVRTRYLAVLFGGACAGLAGAQLSLVYVPQWVENMSAGRGWIALALVVFASWRPWRVLIGAYLFGAVTIGQLHAQALGFGLPSQFLSALPYIATIVVLVIISRNRRLTMMNTPASLGKSFVPDR; this is encoded by the coding sequence ATGGACCTGACACAGGCAATTCTTCTCACCATTGCAACCGCGGCAACCCCCCTATTGATCGCAGCAATTGGTGAACTTGTCGTCGAGCGCGCTGGTGTGCTGAATCTTGGCGTCGAAGGCATGATGCTGATGGGTGCGGTTTCGGGCTTTGCCGCCGCACAATACACAGGCTCGGCCTGGCTTGGCATGTTGGCTGCTATCTTTGTAGGCAGTCTCTTTTCAGGCATTTTTGCTTTTCTGACGCTGACTCTTGTAACCAATCAGGTTGCGACCGGTCTGGCGTTGACCATTCTTGGGATTGGCGCTTCAGCAATGCTTGGCGAAAGCTTTGTCGGTATGCCGGGTGTGCGGCTTAATGCAATCAGCATTCCATATCTTAGCGATATTCCTTATGTCGGCCGTTTCCTGTTCGGGCAGGACCCGATCTTTTATATCTCCATTCTGCTGGTTGTTGGGGTGACGTGGTTTCTGTTCCGCACGCGTGCGGGTCTGCAATTGCGTGCCATTGGTGACAGTCATGGCTCGGCCCATTCGCTCGGCGTGCATGTGGTACGCACCCGTTATCTTGCTGTGTTGTTTGGTGGTGCTTGCGCTGGGCTTGCCGGGGCGCAGCTTTCGCTCGTTTATGTGCCGCAATGGGTTGAGAACATGTCGGCAGGACGCGGCTGGATAGCGCTCGCGCTTGTTGTGTTCGCCTCATGGCGTCCGTGGCGCGTGCTGATCGGCGCTTATTTGTTTGGTGCAGTCACAATTGGCCAGTTGCACGCGCAAGCGCTTGGTTTCGGCCTGCCATCGCAGTTTTTGTCGGCCTTGCCTTATATCGCGACCATCGTGGTTCTGGTTATCATCTCACGCAACAGGCGTTTGACGATGATGAACACGCCTGCATCGCTCGGCAAGTCTTTCGTGCCAGACAGGTAA
- a CDS encoding ABC transporter ATP-binding protein, which produces MSASLSDRPLLDVRRLTKVFGQLRACDAIDLVIAEGEIHALLGENGAGKSTFVKMLFGALQPLEGEIVWKGERVAIIQPATARKLGIGMVFQHFSLFDSLTAAENIALSLDGVLPLSEVAKRAREIGKAYGLPIDPQAHVGDLSVGERQRIEIVRCLLQEPDLIILDEPTSVLTPQEADRLFETLERLKSEGKSILYISHRLEEVKRLCDRATVLRHGKVVAHCDPREQTAASLARMMVGNDIKVVARKPIDVVEATVTPLFEIKNLSQAPRGPFSTALDNISLSVKAGEVVGIAGVAGNGQGEFFEAVSGEFLQSSASAVRIRGKDAGKLGISERRLMGAAFVPEERLGHGAVPSLPLTDNLFLSRYKTDAKAFLRGGKLKLIAESALRSAAKRIIETMDVRKSAENPPASALSGGNLQKFIIGRELDRAPSVMVVNQPTWGVDAGAAAHIRQALLDLARSGSAVLVISQDLDELLEISDHIAVMNHGALSYPMPIAEVTLEKIGLLMGGVSGADQAGAA; this is translated from the coding sequence ATGTCAGCGTCTTTATCCGACCGGCCTCTTTTAGATGTCCGCCGGCTCACAAAAGTATTTGGTCAACTCAGAGCCTGCGACGCGATAGATCTCGTCATTGCAGAGGGGGAAATTCACGCGCTTCTGGGCGAAAATGGCGCTGGGAAATCCACCTTCGTTAAAATGCTATTCGGTGCACTACAGCCGCTGGAGGGCGAAATCGTCTGGAAGGGAGAACGCGTGGCGATTATCCAACCCGCCACGGCAAGAAAGCTGGGCATCGGTATGGTTTTCCAGCATTTCTCCCTGTTTGACTCGCTGACTGCTGCCGAGAATATCGCATTGTCTCTTGACGGGGTACTGCCGCTTTCCGAAGTGGCGAAACGTGCGCGCGAGATCGGAAAAGCATATGGCCTGCCTATTGATCCGCAGGCTCATGTTGGTGATCTGTCGGTGGGTGAGCGCCAGCGTATCGAGATTGTGCGCTGTCTCCTGCAAGAGCCGGATCTGATCATTCTCGATGAGCCGACCTCAGTCTTGACGCCGCAGGAAGCTGATCGGCTGTTTGAGACGCTGGAGCGCCTGAAATCAGAAGGCAAATCGATCCTTTATATTAGCCATCGGCTGGAAGAGGTGAAGCGGCTTTGTGATCGCGCAACCGTGCTTCGTCATGGCAAGGTGGTCGCTCATTGCGACCCGCGAGAGCAAACTGCGGCGTCGCTTGCACGCATGATGGTCGGCAATGACATCAAGGTCGTAGCCCGCAAACCGATTGATGTCGTTGAAGCCACGGTTACTCCGTTGTTTGAAATCAAAAACTTGTCTCAGGCACCGCGCGGCCCCTTTTCGACCGCTCTCGACAATATCTCGCTTTCGGTAAAAGCAGGTGAAGTGGTCGGTATCGCGGGTGTGGCGGGCAACGGGCAAGGCGAGTTTTTTGAAGCTGTATCCGGCGAGTTTCTTCAATCGTCAGCTTCAGCCGTGCGTATTCGGGGCAAAGACGCAGGTAAACTCGGCATCAGCGAAAGACGTTTGATGGGTGCGGCCTTTGTCCCCGAAGAACGACTTGGCCACGGTGCTGTGCCATCCCTGCCGTTGACGGATAATCTCTTCCTGTCGCGCTATAAGACTGACGCGAAAGCGTTTTTGCGCGGTGGTAAACTAAAGCTGATTGCCGAAAGCGCGCTGCGTTCCGCTGCAAAGCGTATTATCGAAACGATGGATGTTCGCAAGAGCGCTGAAAACCCACCGGCTTCTGCACTGTCTGGTGGGAATCTCCAGAAGTTCATCATCGGTCGTGAACTCGATCGCGCTCCATCTGTCATGGTTGTGAACCAGCCGACATGGGGCGTGGATGCCGGAGCTGCTGCGCATATCCGTCAGGCACTGCTCGATCTGGCACGTTCCGGCTCTGCTGTTCTCGTCATTAGTCAGGATCTCGATGAACTGCTCGAAATCAGCGATCATATTGCAGTCATGAATCATGGCGCGCTTTCTTATCCCATGCCCATCGCCGAAGTGACGTTGGAAAAGATCGGCCTTCTGATGGGCGGTGTTTCCGGCGCGGATCAGGCAGGGGCAGCATAA
- a CDS encoding BMP family ABC transporter substrate-binding protein: MKKTMLAIATAASFMLGGAAHAEDKLKIGFIYIGPPGDFGWTYQHDVARKEMIEALGDKVETTFLENVPEGADAERSIERLARAGNKLIFTTSFGYMDPTLKVAAKFPDVKFEHATGYKTADNMSAYNARFYEGRYVQGQIAAKLSTKGVAGYIASVPVPEVVQGINAFMLGAQSVNPDFKVKVIWVNSWFDPGKEADAAKALVDQGVDILTQHTDSTAPIQVAHERGIKAFGQASDMIKFGPETQLTAIVDDWGPYYIDRAKAVLDGSWKTQNIWWGMKEGLVKMAPYTNMPDDVKKMAEETEAKIKSGELKPFTGPIKKQDGSEWLKEGEQADDKTLLGLNFYVAGVDDKLPQ, translated from the coding sequence ATGAAAAAGACGATGTTGGCAATCGCCACCGCGGCCAGCTTTATGCTTGGTGGGGCGGCACATGCAGAAGACAAGCTGAAGATCGGCTTCATCTATATCGGGCCTCCAGGTGATTTCGGCTGGACATACCAGCACGACGTTGCCCGTAAGGAGATGATCGAAGCTCTCGGTGACAAGGTCGAGACGACTTTCCTCGAAAACGTGCCCGAAGGCGCGGATGCTGAACGCTCGATTGAGCGTCTGGCGCGTGCAGGCAATAAGTTGATCTTCACAACCTCTTTCGGTTACATGGACCCGACACTCAAAGTGGCGGCCAAGTTCCCGGATGTGAAGTTTGAGCACGCAACCGGCTACAAGACTGCAGACAACATGTCGGCATACAATGCGCGCTTCTATGAAGGACGCTATGTACAGGGCCAGATTGCTGCCAAGCTGTCGACCAAGGGCGTTGCAGGCTACATCGCGTCGGTCCCTGTGCCGGAAGTCGTACAGGGCATCAATGCATTCATGCTCGGCGCACAGTCGGTCAATCCAGACTTCAAGGTCAAGGTCATCTGGGTCAATTCCTGGTTTGATCCGGGCAAGGAAGCGGATGCTGCTAAAGCTCTCGTCGATCAGGGTGTAGACATTCTCACCCAGCATACGGATTCGACCGCACCGATCCAGGTTGCGCATGAGCGCGGCATCAAGGCATTCGGTCAGGCTTCGGACATGATTAAGTTCGGTCCTGAAACCCAGCTTACGGCAATCGTTGATGATTGGGGCCCATACTATATCGACCGTGCCAAGGCAGTTCTTGACGGTTCGTGGAAGACTCAGAACATCTGGTGGGGCATGAAGGAAGGCCTCGTGAAGATGGCGCCTTACACCAACATGCCTGATGACGTTAAGAAAATGGCTGAAGAAACTGAAGCCAAGATCAAGTCGGGTGAACTTAAGCCGTTCACTGGCCCGATCAAGAAGCAGGACGGCTCCGAGTGGCTCAAGGAAGGCGAACAGGCTGACGACAAGACCTTGCTCGGTCTGAACTTCTACGTTGCTGGCGTTGACGACAAGCTGCCGCAATAA
- a CDS encoding ABC transporter permease yields MRIELVKRPQPSKIFSAVSPLLALALTMVFGGLAFAMMGKDPFQALYVFFVEPLLDVWSWHELLVKATPLILIAVGLCVCFLSNNWNIGAEGQFIIGAITGSILPVMFPELQLWIVLPLMMLMGMAGGAAYASIPALLKVRFNTNEILTSLMLVYVAQLFLDWLVRGPWRNPDGYNFPETRQFNPSAVLPEIWSASGRAHWGFIFAILAAVAVWFLLAKTLKGFEVKVIGQSPRAGRFAGFSSGKLVFFVFAVSGALAGLAGMAETSGAIGQLRPVISPGYGFTAIIVAFLGRLNPLGAIAAGFVLALSYLGGEAAQVAIGISEKSARVFQGMILFFVLACDTLIHYRIRFVAGRSAGKV; encoded by the coding sequence ATGCGTATAGAACTGGTCAAACGGCCTCAGCCTTCAAAAATCTTTAGCGCAGTATCGCCTTTGCTGGCGCTGGCGCTCACGATGGTCTTTGGCGGACTTGCCTTTGCAATGATGGGAAAAGACCCGTTTCAGGCGCTTTACGTCTTCTTTGTCGAGCCGTTGCTTGATGTTTGGTCGTGGCATGAGTTGCTGGTCAAGGCGACGCCACTTATCTTGATTGCTGTTGGCCTTTGCGTGTGCTTCCTTTCCAATAACTGGAATATTGGCGCCGAAGGTCAGTTCATTATAGGTGCGATCACCGGCTCCATTCTGCCAGTCATGTTTCCAGAATTGCAGCTTTGGATCGTTCTTCCGCTTATGATGCTGATGGGTATGGCAGGTGGCGCCGCATATGCATCCATTCCGGCGCTGCTCAAAGTTCGTTTCAACACCAATGAAATTCTGACGAGCCTCATGCTGGTTTATGTCGCGCAGTTGTTCCTTGACTGGCTGGTGCGCGGACCCTGGCGCAATCCTGATGGCTACAACTTCCCGGAAACACGCCAATTCAATCCGAGTGCCGTTTTGCCGGAAATCTGGAGCGCATCAGGTCGCGCTCATTGGGGCTTCATCTTTGCAATCCTTGCTGCTGTGGCAGTGTGGTTTCTTCTCGCCAAAACGCTAAAAGGCTTTGAGGTCAAGGTCATCGGACAAAGCCCAAGGGCGGGGCGGTTTGCTGGCTTCAGCTCTGGCAAGCTGGTCTTCTTTGTCTTTGCTGTTTCAGGTGCGCTAGCGGGCCTTGCCGGTATGGCGGAAACATCTGGTGCCATCGGCCAGCTTCGTCCCGTGATTTCACCTGGTTACGGCTTTACGGCGATCATTGTTGCGTTCCTTGGCCGCCTTAATCCTCTGGGTGCCATAGCCGCAGGCTTTGTGCTTGCACTGTCTTATCTGGGCGGCGAGGCCGCACAGGTCGCCATTGGCATATCAGAAAAATCGGCCCGTGTGTTTCAAGGTATGATCCTGTTCTTCGTACTCGCCTGCGACACGCTCATCCATTATCGCATCCGCTTTGTAGCGGGCCGTTCAGCAGGGAAGGTGTGA
- a CDS encoding GNAT family N-acetyltransferase — protein MIDSTISIRKAIDADLTAIVAMLADDALGATREDNSSPLNRCYTDAFKAIDGDPNQLLVVVEHGGKIIGCLQLSFIPGLSRKGMWRGQIENVRIASDTRGGGIGRQMIEWAIEQCREHDCGLVQLTTDKSRSDAIRFYKSLGFVDSHEGMKLSL, from the coding sequence ATGATCGATTCCACCATATCCATTCGCAAAGCCATTGACGCTGATCTTACGGCAATTGTAGCCATGCTTGCGGATGACGCTCTGGGGGCCACTCGCGAGGACAACAGCAGTCCGCTGAACCGATGCTACACGGATGCGTTTAAAGCCATAGATGGCGACCCCAACCAATTACTCGTCGTCGTCGAGCATGGTGGAAAAATAATCGGCTGCTTACAGCTCAGCTTCATCCCGGGGCTATCGCGCAAAGGCATGTGGCGCGGGCAAATCGAAAATGTGCGCATCGCCAGTGACACACGTGGCGGCGGCATCGGTAGGCAAATGATTGAATGGGCAATTGAACAATGTCGCGAACACGACTGCGGTCTGGTACAACTTACGACCGATAAATCTCGTTCCGATGCTATACGTTTCTACAAGTCGCTCGGCTTCGTTGACAGTCATGAAGGTATGAAATTGTCGCTTTAG
- the pcsA gene encoding phosphatidylcholine synthase has product MANGVKTRLTGKLKAKKVTAPQAKAFSVHLLTASGSFLAFLSIVAASDGRYTAMWWWLGLALFVDGIDGPIARKLEVKYVLPNWSGELLDNIIDYVTYVLIPAFALYQSGFMGTNLSFISGAIIVVSSAIYYADTGMKTKENFFKGFPVVWNMVVFTLFIVRPGEWEAFAIVVASAILSFLPISFLHPVRVVRLRPLNLTVFLLWCAFGAAGLYYMLDAPLWVRVGITVTGLYIYFIGAIMQFFPNLGRTAAVIAAEAAAATASAQKSESIFGKHDA; this is encoded by the coding sequence ATGGCGAACGGCGTGAAAACCAGACTGACCGGAAAATTAAAAGCGAAGAAGGTGACCGCGCCTCAGGCCAAGGCATTTTCTGTTCATCTTCTCACAGCATCAGGCTCGTTTCTGGCGTTTCTGTCAATTGTTGCAGCGAGTGATGGCCGCTACACTGCAATGTGGTGGTGGTTGGGTCTGGCTCTGTTCGTTGATGGCATTGATGGTCCGATCGCTCGCAAGCTCGAAGTCAAATATGTGCTGCCCAACTGGTCTGGTGAGTTGCTCGACAACATCATCGACTATGTGACTTACGTTCTGATACCGGCCTTCGCGCTTTACCAAAGCGGTTTTATGGGGACGAACCTGTCCTTCATATCTGGCGCAATTATTGTAGTTTCGAGTGCTATTTATTACGCCGACACGGGTATGAAGACGAAAGAGAACTTCTTCAAAGGGTTCCCGGTTGTCTGGAATATGGTGGTGTTCACGCTCTTCATCGTCAGGCCCGGCGAGTGGGAAGCCTTTGCCATCGTCGTTGCTTCAGCGATCCTCTCATTCCTGCCCATCAGCTTCCTGCATCCGGTGCGCGTGGTGCGTCTACGCCCATTGAACCTGACTGTCTTCCTTCTGTGGTGTGCTTTCGGTGCGGCAGGTCTGTATTACATGCTTGATGCGCCGCTCTGGGTCCGTGTCGGTATCACAGTGACCGGGCTTTATATCTACTTCATCGGTGCCATCATGCAATTCTTCCCCAATCTTGGTCGGACGGCTGCAGTGATTGCCGCTGAGGCTGCGGCTGCTACAGCATCGGCCCAAAAATCGGAATCGATTTTTGGAAAGCACGATGCGTAG
- a CDS encoding antibiotic biosynthesis monooxygenase family protein, giving the protein MFIAMNRFKVLVGNEADFETVWRNRDSQLSELPGFESFNLLRGATNEEEGYTLYSSHTVWRTRDDFVFWTKSEQFRNAHRNAGNNKPLYAGPPQFEGFEAVEGV; this is encoded by the coding sequence ATGTTCATCGCAATGAATCGCTTTAAGGTTCTCGTCGGCAATGAAGCCGATTTCGAGACCGTTTGGAGAAACCGCGATTCCCAGCTCTCCGAGCTTCCGGGCTTTGAAAGCTTCAATCTGCTGCGTGGCGCGACCAATGAAGAAGAAGGCTATACGCTCTATTCTTCCCACACTGTCTGGCGCACACGTGATGATTTCGTCTTCTGGACAAAGTCCGAACAATTCCGCAATGCTCACCGCAACGCAGGCAACAATAAGCCGCTCTATGCGGGGCCACCACAGTTCGAGGGATTCGAGGCCGTTGAAGGCGTTTGA
- a CDS encoding (2Fe-2S)-binding protein: protein MLVCSCNVITEKDIEIVVTQLLDEDCWRLIVPGTVYNAMSKSGRCCGCFPNVVETIIRVTEEYHLRHNQMDENVVLFMDRVRSLRDKFGSSWNERRTKGHRAA, encoded by the coding sequence ATGCTAGTCTGCAGCTGTAACGTTATTACCGAAAAAGATATTGAGATCGTCGTCACACAGCTTCTCGATGAAGACTGCTGGCGATTAATTGTTCCTGGTACCGTCTATAACGCCATGTCCAAGAGCGGTCGCTGCTGTGGCTGCTTCCCAAACGTCGTAGAAACGATCATAAGGGTGACCGAAGAATACCATCTTCGTCACAACCAAATGGACGAAAACGTGGTCCTGTTCATGGATCGTGTGCGTTCTCTACGAGACAAATTCGGGAGTTCATGGAATGAAAGGCGAACCAAAGGTCATCGAGCGGCTTAA
- the bfr gene encoding bacterioferritin, translating to MKGEPKVIERLNEALFLELGAVNQYWLHYRLLNDWGFTRLAKKEREESIEEMQHADKLIDRIIFLEGHPNLQQVAPLRIGQNVKEVLECDLKGEYDARASYKKSREICDELGDYVSKQLFDELLADEEGHIDFLETQLDLLAKIGEERYGMLNAAPADAAE from the coding sequence ATGAAAGGCGAACCAAAGGTCATCGAGCGGCTTAACGAGGCACTGTTTCTCGAACTTGGCGCAGTAAACCAGTACTGGTTGCACTATCGTCTGCTCAACGACTGGGGTTTCACGCGTCTTGCTAAGAAAGAACGTGAAGAATCCATCGAAGAAATGCAGCATGCGGACAAGCTGATCGACCGGATCATCTTCCTTGAAGGCCATCCGAACCTGCAGCAGGTTGCGCCACTGCGCATCGGTCAGAACGTCAAGGAAGTTTTGGAATGCGATCTTAAGGGCGAATACGACGCTCGCGCATCCTACAAGAAGTCCCGCGAAATCTGCGATGAACTCGGTGACTATGTTTCCAAGCAGCTTTTTGACGAGCTTCTGGCAGATGAAGAAGGTCACATTGACTTCCTCGAAACCCAGCTCGATCTGCTCGCCAAGATTGGCGAAGAACGTTACGGCATGCTCAACGCAGCACCTGCCGACGCAGCCGAATAA